The following proteins are co-located in the Siansivirga zeaxanthinifaciens CC-SAMT-1 genome:
- a CDS encoding DUF1801 domain-containing protein: MASQKNSVNLYHMGLYANQELLNWFVETYPKHSNKKLDMGKSCIRFKYLDDIPFALIGELCSKISVKDWIALYEATLKK, translated from the coding sequence ATGGCATCGCAAAAAAACTCAGTTAATCTTTATCATATGGGTTTGTATGCAAATCAAGAACTCTTAAACTGGTTTGTAGAAACGTACCCAAAGCATTCAAATAAAAAATTAGATATGGGTAAAAGTTGCATCCGTTTTAAATATTTAGACGATATTCCTTTTGCTTTAATTGGCGAATTATGTTCTAAAATTTCAGTAAAAGATTGGATTGCCTTATACGAGGCTACCTTAAAAAAATAA
- the mgtE gene encoding magnesium transporter, translated as MSEEIENIPFELTEDLVNQVESLIQNADDKALQKLLKDFHYADIAEILDELDLDEAMYIIKLLDSETTADILMELDEDNREKVLRNLSAKEIAEEIGELDTDDAADIISELPEERQQEVISQIEDEEHKAEIRELLAYDDDTAGGLMAKELVKVYETWTVAGCLRRIRGQAKEVTRVHSVYVVDKKNRLVGRLSLKDLIVAKSDQKISEIYISSVDCVNVNDDAEDVARVMQKYDLEAIPVVDDNQILLGRITIDDIVDLMKEEAEKDYQLAAGITSDVEADDSIWELTKARLPWLLIGMFGGIGAASIINGFSDAMTKFPALLMFIPLIQATAGNVGVQSSAIVVQGLANDTIDGKLFSRLLKEFLLGLVNGLAIAAIVLLISHFVFKTTYYESLTICVALITVIIMAALIGTFIPIFLDKRGIDAAVATGPFITTSNDVFGILMYFVIAKLILGF; from the coding sequence TTGTCTGAAGAAATAGAAAACATACCATTCGAATTAACCGAAGATTTAGTCAATCAGGTAGAAAGCCTCATCCAAAATGCAGATGATAAGGCCCTGCAAAAGCTTTTAAAAGATTTTCATTACGCCGATATTGCCGAAATTTTAGACGAGCTCGATCTAGACGAAGCCATGTACATTATTAAGTTACTGGATTCTGAAACCACGGCCGATATTTTAATGGAACTCGATGAGGACAATCGAGAAAAAGTACTTCGAAATCTTTCTGCCAAAGAAATCGCCGAAGAAATTGGTGAGTTAGATACCGATGATGCTGCCGATATTATCTCTGAACTTCCCGAAGAACGCCAGCAAGAAGTTATCTCGCAAATTGAAGACGAGGAGCACAAAGCCGAAATTCGAGAATTACTTGCTTACGACGACGATACGGCCGGTGGACTTATGGCAAAAGAACTCGTTAAAGTTTACGAAACCTGGACCGTAGCAGGCTGCTTGCGTCGTATTCGCGGACAAGCAAAAGAGGTAACCCGCGTACATTCTGTGTATGTGGTCGATAAAAAAAACCGACTCGTAGGCCGCCTCTCATTAAAAGATTTAATTGTTGCCAAAAGCGACCAAAAAATATCCGAAATATACATCTCTAGCGTAGACTGTGTTAATGTTAACGACGATGCCGAAGACGTAGCACGTGTTATGCAAAAATACGACTTAGAGGCCATTCCCGTGGTAGACGATAACCAAATCCTTTTGGGTCGCATCACCATCGACGATATCGTCGACCTCATGAAAGAAGAAGCCGAAAAAGATTACCAGTTAGCAGCCGGTATTACCAGCGATGTCGAAGCCGACGATAGCATTTGGGAACTCACAAAAGCACGCCTGCCTTGGCTTTTAATAGGCATGTTTGGTGGTATAGGCGCCGCCAGCATTATAAACGGGTTTAGCGACGCCATGACCAAATTCCCGGCCCTATTAATGTTTATACCCCTCATACAAGCAACAGCAGGAAACGTGGGCGTACAATCCTCGGCCATTGTGGTGCAAGGTTTGGCAAACGACACCATAGACGGTAAACTATTTAGCCGCCTTTTAAAAGAATTTTTATTAGGTCTCGTTAACGGCCTGGCCATCGCAGCCATCGTTTTACTTATAAGCCATTTCGTTTTTAAAACCACCTACTACGAATCGTTAACCATTTGTGTGGCGCTAATAACAGTAATTATCATGGCCGCCCTAATAGGCACCTTTATCCCCATTTTTTTAGACAAAAGAGGTATCGATGCCGCCGTAGCAACCGGTCCCTTTATAACCACCAGCAACGATGTGTTTGGTATTTTAATGTACTTTGTAATAGCAAAACTCATTTTAGGATTTTAA
- a CDS encoding VOC family protein — translation MTLGAFSTSLSVKDIKASKVFYETLGFQVLAGDIDKNYLIMKNGRALIGLFQGMFENNILTFNPGWDENANKVEPFVDVRTIQKHLKDHGVNILNETDSNGSGPASIVLLDPDGNTILIDQHV, via the coding sequence ATGACATTAGGAGCATTTTCAACAAGTTTAAGTGTTAAAGACATTAAGGCATCAAAAGTTTTTTATGAAACTCTTGGTTTTCAAGTTTTAGCAGGCGATATCGATAAAAATTATTTAATCATGAAAAATGGGCGCGCCCTTATTGGTTTATTTCAAGGCATGTTCGAAAATAATATTTTAACGTTTAATCCTGGTTGGGACGAAAACGCTAATAAAGTAGAACCTTTTGTAGATGTTAGAACCATTCAAAAGCATTTAAAAGACCATGGAGTAAACATTTTAAATGAGACAGATTCAAATGGTTCTGGGCCAGCTAGTATTGTTTTATTAGATCCCGACGGCAATACCATTTTAATCGATCAACATGTTTAA
- a CDS encoding 2-hydroxyacid dehydrogenase: protein MKILHLDTNHELLINQLNALGFTNHEDYTSSKADIETKIKDYDGIILRSRFSIDKQFLDAASNLKFIGRVGAGLENIDCDYAQTKGITLIAAPEGNRNAVGEHALGMLLSLFNKLNKADSEVRQGKWLREANRGIELDGRTVGIIGYGNMGKAFAKKLRGFDVEVICYDIKPNVGDQNAKQVSLQEFQERVEVVSLHTPQTPLTLGMIHSEFINAFKKPFWFINTARGKSVITKDLVDALASGKILGAGLDVLEYEKSSFEDMFTSTMPGPFQYLIQSHKVLLTPHVAGWTIESKEKLAQTIVDKIKENFC from the coding sequence ATGAAAATCCTTCATCTAGACACCAATCACGAACTTTTAATAAATCAGTTAAACGCTTTAGGTTTCACCAATCACGAAGATTATACATCTTCAAAAGCAGACATAGAAACTAAAATTAAAGATTACGATGGTATTATTTTACGAAGCCGGTTTTCAATAGACAAACAATTTCTAGATGCTGCCAGTAATTTAAAATTTATTGGTCGTGTAGGCGCAGGCCTCGAAAATATAGATTGCGATTATGCCCAAACAAAAGGAATAACCCTTATCGCAGCGCCTGAAGGCAACCGTAATGCCGTGGGCGAACACGCCTTAGGGATGTTACTTTCCCTGTTTAATAAACTAAATAAAGCCGACTCCGAAGTGCGCCAAGGCAAATGGCTACGCGAAGCCAATCGTGGTATCGAGCTCGATGGCAGAACCGTCGGTATTATAGGCTACGGCAACATGGGTAAAGCTTTTGCAAAAAAATTACGAGGCTTCGATGTCGAAGTTATTTGTTACGATATAAAACCCAATGTAGGCGACCAAAATGCCAAACAAGTAAGCTTACAAGAATTTCAAGAACGCGTTGAGGTTGTTAGTTTACATACCCCACAAACCCCTTTAACGTTGGGCATGATACATTCAGAATTTATAAATGCGTTTAAAAAACCGTTTTGGTTTATTAATACCGCCCGTGGTAAAAGTGTTATTACAAAAGATTTGGTGGATGCCTTGGCATCGGGTAAAATTCTTGGCGCAGGTTTAGATGTTTTAGAATATGAAAAATCGTCGTTTGAAGATATGTTCACATCAACCATGCCTGGTCCGTTTCAATATTTAATTCAATCCCATAAGGTTTTACTAACGCCTCATGTAGCTGGTTGGACCATAGAAAGCAAAGAAAAACTAGCCCAAACCATAGTCGATAAAATAAAAGAGAATTTTTGTTAA